The sequence below is a genomic window from Nitrospirota bacterium.
ACTTGCAATAATACTTGTATAAGGTGTTGTGATATGAAAGGAACGGTGATTAAGATGAAGTGTCCCAAATGTGATGGTCTTATGATCTATGAGAAGTTTTTAGATATGGGTGAATCCAGCCACTATTTTTTTTATGGTTGGAGATGTATTACTTGCGGAACCATAGTAGATTCTATTATAATGGAGAATAAAATTGCGCCTGTAGCTGTACTGAAGGGTAATCGCAGACGTCGCTTAAAGAAGGTATCCTAACTGTAATTTCTGGGGAGGAAGTAATTTGGGAAAAGACATTATTATCAGGATTGGAGGAGAGGGTGGCGAAGGCGTAATAAGTGCTGGAGACATGCTTGCTCAGGCGTCAGCCCGGGCAGGTCTTGAGGTTCTTACATTTAAGACGTTCCCGGCTGAGATAAAGGGCGGTTATGCCATGTACCAGTTCAGGGTTTCTGCTGAGGAGATCTTGTCTCATGGTGATACCTTTAATATCGTTGTAGTATTCAATGCTGAGGCATATGAGGTTAACAAAGGGCTGTTGAAACCCGGTAACGTACTTGTGTATGACGGTCCAGACGCGGGTATTGATCCAAAGCCTATTGAAGGTGTAGTACAATATGCTGTTCCAATGACAAAAATCAGTAAAGTTGATCTTTCAAGTCCAATTTCAAAAAATATGGTAGCGCTTGGCGCAGTGGTTCAGCTTTTTTCGTTTCCAATGGATAGTCTTGTCGAACTTGTCCGAAACAAGTTCAGGAAGAAAGGCGAAGAAATTGTAAACATTAATCTGAAGGCCCTTGAGGCAGGGGCAGAGTATGTAAGATCAAATATCAAGAAGTCGGATAGATTCATTGTTCACCCCACAAAACCAGAAGGTGATGCAATTTTGCTCTCGGGTAATGAGGCCATAGGGCTTGGTGCGCTTGTTGCGGGGTGTGAATTTTTTTCATGTTATCCAATTACCCCTGCTACAGAAATTGCAATCTGGCTCGCTAAACATTTGCCAAAGACTAACGGCATTGTTGTGCAGGCAGAAGATGAGATAGCATCACTTGGTCACGTCATTGGGGCATCATATGCCGGCGCCAAGGCGATGACAGGGACATCTGGTCCGGGTCTTGATCTGATGACTGAACTCCTCGGTTTTGCAAGTATGGCAGAACTTCCGCTGGTTATTGCAGATGTTCAGAGGGGCGGTCCTTCAACAGGACTTCCAACAAAGAGCGAGCAATCGGACCTGTTCCTTGCCGCACGAGGAGGTCATGGCGACTTTCCACGTATAGTCCTTGCTGCTGCGACTATTGAGGATTGTTTTTATTTGACGGTAGATGCCTTTAATCTGGCGGAGAAATATCAGATGCCGGTTATTATCCTGAGTGATGGTTCTCTTGCATTCAGGACAGAGAAGATAAAAAGGCCTGACCTTGCAAAGTTGAATATTATGAACAGAGAAGTATACTCTGGTAATGGAGAGTTTAAACGCTACGAAATTACTGATTCAGGCATATCAGCAGTGTCTCTTCCAGGTCAGCCTGGCGGCCAGTATATAGCCACGGGACTTGAACATAGTGAGACCGCTGCTCCAAAATATTCTCCTGACTATCATGCGATGATGACAGAAAAAAGGTTCAGGAAGATTGAAAATATTGAGGATGAGTATGCCGCCTCTGAGTATGATGGTAATGGAGATGAAGATATTGGTATTATTAGTTGGGGGCTTACACAGTGTTCAGTAAGAGAGGCCGTTAAGCGGTGCAGGGAAAAAGGACTTAAGGTAAGTGCATTGTATCCAAGGATGGTTTTTCCGGTTCCAGTGAAGGCTATTAGAAAGTTCGCATCTTCGGTGAAGAAAGTCTTGATGCCTGAGGTAAATTATCAGGGCCAGTTTGCTGAGCTGGTGAGGGCGCATGCAGGTATTAATCCTATAAGATATGATATCTACGGGGGGCTTCCATTTACCCCGGAACAGATAGAGGCCAAAATTAAGGAGGTCATATAAAATGGAAGTGACTCAGCAGTTAAAACCCAAGGATTACCGGTCTGACATCCCGCCGGTATGGTGTGCAGGCTGCGGTGACTATGGGGTTCTGGCATCACTGACGACTGCTTTTAGTGCAAACCATGCTTCAACTGCTAATACAGTCCTTGTTTCAGGTATAGGTTGTTCAAGCAGGCTTCCATATTTTGTTACTACCTTCGGAATGCACACATGCCACGGCAGGGCGGTTCCAATAGCTACGGGCATTAAGCTTGCTAGGCCGGAGTTGAAGGTTATAGTGGTTGGTGGTGACGGTGATAATTTTAGTATCGGCGGCGGGCATCTGCCTCATGTAGCAAGAAAGAATATAGACATAACATTAATCGTGATGGATAATTCAATATATGGTCTAACCAAGAACCAGGTTTCACCAACAAGCAGGGCGGGAATGGTTACCTCTACA
It includes:
- a CDS encoding 2-oxoacid:acceptor oxidoreductase subunit alpha, whose amino-acid sequence is MGKDIIIRIGGEGGEGVISAGDMLAQASARAGLEVLTFKTFPAEIKGGYAMYQFRVSAEEILSHGDTFNIVVVFNAEAYEVNKGLLKPGNVLVYDGPDAGIDPKPIEGVVQYAVPMTKISKVDLSSPISKNMVALGAVVQLFSFPMDSLVELVRNKFRKKGEEIVNINLKALEAGAEYVRSNIKKSDRFIVHPTKPEGDAILLSGNEAIGLGALVAGCEFFSCYPITPATEIAIWLAKHLPKTNGIVVQAEDEIASLGHVIGASYAGAKAMTGTSGPGLDLMTELLGFASMAELPLVIADVQRGGPSTGLPTKSEQSDLFLAARGGHGDFPRIVLAAATIEDCFYLTVDAFNLAEKYQMPVIILSDGSLAFRTEKIKRPDLAKLNIMNREVYSGNGEFKRYEITDSGISAVSLPGQPGGQYIATGLEHSETAAPKYSPDYHAMMTEKRFRKIENIEDEYAASEYDGNGDEDIGIISWGLTQCSVREAVKRCREKGLKVSALYPRMVFPVPVKAIRKFASSVKKVLMPEVNYQGQFAELVRAHAGINPIRYDIYGGLPFTPEQIEAKIKEVI
- a CDS encoding 2-oxoacid:ferredoxin oxidoreductase subunit beta, whose protein sequence is MEVTQQLKPKDYRSDIPPVWCAGCGDYGVLASLTTAFSANHASTANTVLVSGIGCSSRLPYFVTTFGMHTCHGRAVPIATGIKLARPELKVIVVGGDGDNFSIGGGHLPHVARKNIDITLIVMDNSIYGLTKNQVSPTSRAGMVTSTTPYGSPDVPLNPIAYALVYGATFVAQSFSSNARLTADLIGQAMNHKGFAFINVISPCPTFNKVDTFEYYKPLLRNIDEVHTDKGDKIKALSLAMTMGRESATVPIGLFYQENRPSYVELLSGIKTRNKGTNKPDLEKIIDVFKL